The Antennarius striatus isolate MH-2024 chromosome 20, ASM4005453v1, whole genome shotgun sequence genome includes a region encoding these proteins:
- the ppp1r3g gene encoding protein phosphatase 1 regulatory subunit 3G, whose product MSRSPPPDGRCVQNGREEEEGDLEDEVDASRLERFMRDRRRARSLPAYPAELLGGDPGRKRVRFADSMGLNLASVKHFSSLEEPQIPTTVLSRHRSYPPAPDPLEDLCRSFLPSLDTDRLVSCFPEPRDAERRVQQLRVCLEKISVTEFEVRGQIRVCTGGGPREVGVRYTFNDWLSYVDAQALPAAAEPGSVGERFSFNVFTPPVMTPDSAVHFALYLRSGEGEFWDNNEGRNYTLRYHCFPSVSPFVSAAFHAP is encoded by the coding sequence ATGTCCCGCTCACCGCCCCCCGACGGCCGCTGCGTGCAGAACGgccgggaggaggaggagggagaccTGGAGGACGAGGTGGACGCCAGCCGCCTGGAGCGCTTCATGAGGGACCGGAGGAGGGCGCGCTCCCTGCCCGCCTACCCGGCGGAGCTGCTGGGCGGAGACCCCGGCAGGAAGCGGGTGAGGTTCGCGGACTCCATGGGCCTGAACCTGGCCAGCGTCAAGCACTTCAGCTCGCTGGAGGAGCCGCAGATCCCGACCACCGTCCTGTCCCGGCACCGCAGCTACCCGCCGGCCCCCGACCCGCTGGAGGACTTGTGCCGTAGCTTCCTGCCCAGCCTGGACACCGACCGCCTGGTCTCCTGCTTCCCGGAGCCCCGGGACGCGGAGCGCCGCGTCCAGCAGCTCCGCGTCTGCCTGGAGAAGATCTCCGTCACTGAGTTCGAGGTCCGGGGCCAGATCCGGGTGTGCACCGGCGGGGGGCCCAGGGAGGTGGGGGTCAGGTACACATTCAACGACTGGCTGTCCTACGTGGACGCGCAGGCGCTGCCCGCGGCCGCGGAGCCGGGCTCCGTGGGGGAGCGCTTCAGCTTCAACGTCTTCACGCCGCCCGTCATGACCCCGGACTCCGCCGTGCACTTCGCCCTGTACCTGCGGAGCGGGGAGGGGGAGTTCTGGGACAACAACGAGGGGCGGAACTACACCCTCAGGTACCACTGCTTCCCCAGCGTCTCGCCCTTTGTCAGCGCCGCGTTCCACGCGCCCTGA
- the cyb5a gene encoding cytochrome b5 isoform X1, whose product MEAQQESRDGVKFFRMSEIEEKNSSRSTWIIIDNKVYDVSSFLEEHPGGEEVLREQAGGDATESFEDVGHSSDAREMAGGMLIGELHPDDRHLIAPPEERPVTSVKEESSFWSSLLIPSLVAVIITLLYRIVVAADQ is encoded by the exons ATGGAGGCGCAGCAGGAGAGCCGCGATGGAGTGAAGTTCTTCAGGATGTCGGAGATCGAGGAGAAGAACTCCAGCAGGTCCACGTGGATCATCATCGACAACAAAGTTTATGACGTGTCCAGcttcctggaggag CATCCCGGGGGGGAGGAGGTGCTGAGGGAGCAGGCGGGGGGAGACGCCACCGAGAGCTTCGAGGACGTGGGACATTCCAGCGACGCCCGAGAGATGGCCGGAGGCATGCTGATCGGAGAGCTGCACCCG gacGACAGGCACCTGATCGCCCCCCCTGAG gAGCGACCGGTGACGTCTGTGAAGGAGGAgtccag CTTCTGGTCGTCCCTCCTGATCCCGTCTCTGGTGGCCGTCATCATCACGCTTCTGTACCGCATTGTCGTCGCCGCCgaccagtga
- the cyb5a gene encoding cytochrome b5 isoform X2: MEAQQESRDGVKFFRMSEIEEKNSSRSTWIIIDNKVYDVSSFLEEHPGGEEVLREQAGGDATESFEDVGHSSDAREMAGGMLIGELHPDDRHLIAPPEERPVTSVKEESRYTHTASASGRPS; encoded by the exons ATGGAGGCGCAGCAGGAGAGCCGCGATGGAGTGAAGTTCTTCAGGATGTCGGAGATCGAGGAGAAGAACTCCAGCAGGTCCACGTGGATCATCATCGACAACAAAGTTTATGACGTGTCCAGcttcctggaggag CATCCCGGGGGGGAGGAGGTGCTGAGGGAGCAGGCGGGGGGAGACGCCACCGAGAGCTTCGAGGACGTGGGACATTCCAGCGACGCCCGAGAGATGGCCGGAGGCATGCTGATCGGAGAGCTGCACCCG gacGACAGGCACCTGATCGCCCCCCCTGAG gAGCGACCGGTGACGTCTGTGAAGGAGGAgtccaggtacacacacaccgCTTCAG CTTCTGGTCGTCCCTCCTGA